The following nucleotide sequence is from bacterium.
GTAGCCCACGGGCGCGCGGGCGACAAGGAGCGGGCCGAAGGGAGCGGGCCGAAAAGAGCAGGGCCAAAGCGCAGGCCCCGAAACGCGGGCAAAAAAGAACCCCGACGGCCCATCGCGGCGCGGGATGCGCCGCGCCCGCCGGTGAGTGCGGGCGCCGTCGGGGTTCGGTGGTGACTGGGTCCCCGTAGGAATGACCCAGCGACGCTGAAGCGGATCGACCCTAGGAGGTCACCACCTCACAGATCACCGTAGGGTATTTCGTCACTGGATCACCTCCTTCCTTCGGCGCACGCGGAATGGCGGGTCCCAACCCACCGCCGGGAGGCGACCGCCGGTGCCGTCCCCCGACCCCGATCGCCGGCTCGCGCCGGAGAGGCCTGTGTGTGCCTCGATCGGGAGCCATGACTTTTCCATACGCTCGCTTCGCGCACCTGTCTACTCGCAGGTGCACGTGCACGTGCGCGGCGCGCTAGTCGGACGACGGCGCGTTGGTCGGCGGCGCGGTGGTGGTGGGGCTCGACGCATCATTCTCGGGCGGCGTCGGCCGGATGACGACCGCGCCGTACTTCGACACGGCGACGGGCGACGAGAGGCGCAGCGTGTGGATCCAGCCGTCGAGATCGACGGTGTCGCCGCGCTTGCGCGGGCCGAAGGTGACGTCCGCCGCGATGATCTCGTGGTCGTCGAGCTTCACCTCGGGCCATCCGTCGACCAGGACGCGGACGTCGTAGCGTCCCGGCGGCAGCCAGAGGCGCCGCGTGATCTCCATGCCGGGTGCGAGATTGATCCTGAGCGGGTTCGTAGCGGTGTAGAAGTTGTAGGGTGCCTTCACGCTCGGGTTCACGAGCAGCATGTTGGCGAGGTTCACCTGGCCGATGTCGTTGAGACGATCGGGCAGGATGGGCAGCAGGCCGACGGCGGTGGCGGGCACGAGGAGCGCCGTGCGACCGAGCGCACCGAGGCCGGCGAGCGCCGTCCCCATCGCCGCGCAGGCGAGCGGGAACGCCGCGTACAGCCGGAAGATCCCGTCGCTCGGTGGGGTGAGCGCGAGCAGCAGCAGGACCGGGAGATACAGCACGACGAGCTCGCGCCCGCGCCGGCGCAGGACGGTCGCGAGCGTCGACACCGCGAACAGCGCGAGCATGCCGGGGGTGAGCACGCCGTGGACGCTCGCCAACGCCCGCGCCGGCGGAAAGCCGTGTTTGGCGAAGCCGAGGAAGTAGTAGCCCTGCGTGTCGGCGAGGAAGCCGAGATTGTGGCGCAGGGTCGCGGCGACGTCCCAGCGGAGCACGCGGAACGCGTCGCTGGTGGCGGCCGCCGTCCATGCCGTGGGCGTCGTCACCGCGAGGAACGTCGCGGCGGCGCCCACCAGCCAGGCGCCGGCGTCGCGCACCCGACGGGGCCGCTCCAGGAGGAGCACCGCGCCGATCGCCGGCAGCAGCGCGACGTTCCAGGTCTCGGTGTTGACGAGGAGCCCCGTCGCCACGCCCGCGCCGACGGCTGGCCCGACCCGATCCCGCCGGCGTAGCAGCAGCGCCATCGCCAGGACGACGAGCGGGGCGGCCATCGGCTCGAGCAGCGCGAGGCCGGCGTACGTCGCCGCCGGCGGGAAGATCGCGTACAGCGCGGCCGCGACGAGGCCGGCGGCGGGCGGCGCGCCGAGCCCGCCCGTCAGCAGCGGCAGCAGCAGGATCGTGGAGGCGTCGGCGACGGCGTTGACCACGCGCCCGCGGTGGAGCGCCACGTCCGGGGTCGCCGGCGGCGCCAGTGCGAACACGGTGCCGGTGACCAGCGGGAAGAGGAACGGATGCCCCGCCCGCGCCGTGCGCTCGTTCGCCCATGGCCACAGGACGCTGCGCTTCCAGTCGATGTAGCGATGCTCGACGGCGTGCGAGCGTACGAAGTCCCAGCGCCAGTCGCCCGGGACGGCGACCACGGACCAGCCGGCATCGCCGACGTAGTGGTACTCGTCGCCGTGGGCGAGAGTGGTGTTGGCACTCCAGAGGCGAAGGCCGAGGCCGATCGCCACGCAGAGACCCAGGAGGAGAGCCCGCACGGCGCGGAGTACTAGCCGAGGCGGGTCCCGCCTGAAAGCGTCTTCAGGCCCCTGCCGCGCGGTCGCGACCGAGGGCCGCGCCGTCGAGCTGGTGCCCTGCGGCCCCGCGTACGCCTACCGCCAGCCGCCGCCGAGGGCCTTGTAGACGGCGACGTTCGCCACCCGCCGGCGACGGAACGCCTCGGCCAGATCGACGTCGGCCTGGAGCGCGTTCTCCTGCGCCAGCAGCACCTCCAGATAGGTCGCCTTGCCGGCGCGGTAGAGGGCGTCGGCGGTGTCGATCGACTGCTCGAGCGCGGCCTTCTGCCGCCGCCGCGAGGCGAGCAGCTCGTCCGACTGGCGGACGTTCGAGAGCGCGTTCACGACCTCGGTGAAGGCGACGAGGAGCGTGCGCTGATACTCGTACAGCGCCTCGATCTGGTTCGCGCGGGCGCCGATGAACTGCGCCTCGAGCGCGAGCCGGTTGACGAGCGGCGCCACCAGGCCTCCGGCCGCCGACCAGGCCAGGGACTCGGGCGTGCGGAAGAGGAAGGCGGTGTTGAAGGCGTCCCACCCGGCGCCGGCCGTGATCGTGAGCGTGGGAAAGAACGCCGCGCGCGCCGCCTGCACGTCGAGCTCCGACGCGCGCACCGCGAGCTCGGCGGCGCGGACGTCGGGGCGGTTGCGCAGGAGGTCCGACGGCACGCCGGTCGACAGCGGCGCGGGCGGATCGGCGAAGAGGAGCTCGCGCTTGCGCGGCACCGGCTGCGGATAGCGCCCGAGCAGCACGTTGATCCGGTTCTCGGTCTCGACCACCTGCTGGACGACGTCGCGCTCGCGCGCCTGCGTGTCGGCCACCTGGGCTTCGAACTGCTGCACGGCCAGCTCGTTCGCGCGCCCCGCCTCCTTCTGGAGCCGCACGATCTCCAGCGCCTCCGCCTGCTGCGACGCCGAGGTGTGCAGCACGGCGACGATCTGATCGAGCGCGAGCAGGTCGAAGTAGGCCGAGGCGACGTCGGCGACGAGCGCCGAGAGGACGAGGTTCGTGCCGTCGACGCTCGCGAGGTGGCGGGCGAGCGCCGCTTCGCGCTGGCTGCGCAGCCGTCCCCACAGATCGACCTCCCAGGACGCCTCGAGACCGAGCGTGAAGTCCGGCAGGCGCACCGGGATCAGGCGGCCGGGGGCGATCTCGGTGCCGCGGTTGCCGGCCCCGTCCATCGTGTAGAGGCCGAACTTCTGGATGCCGGCGCCGACGTTGAGGCCCACCTGCGGCAGCAGCGCGCCGGTGGCGGCGCGCACGGCCGCGCGCGCCGTCTCGATACGCTGGAGCGCGATGTGCAGATCCTGGTTGCTCGCGAGGGCCTCCGCGACGAGCGCGGCGAGATCGTCGTCGCCGAGCCAGTCGCGCCAGGTGGTGCGCGCCGCGCTGACGCCGCCCGTGTCGCCGTCGAACGCCGCGGGCAGCGGCGGCGCCGGAACCGCGACGTCCGGCGCGCGCAGCGCGCAGCCGGCGCACGCGAGCGCCAGCACGAGGATCGGGACCAGCCGGCTCATGTGCGCAGCGGCTCGACGGGACGTGCGAGGCCCTCGTGGCTCTCGCGGCCCTCGTGCGCCGGTGCGGCGGCCGGGGCCGACAGCCAGGCGGCGAAGCGTTGCACGAGCACGTAGAGCCCGGGGACGAGCACCACGCCGAACACCGTGCCGAGCAGCATGCCGGCCGCCGCCGCCGTGCCGACGGTGCGGTTGCCGACCGCGCCGGCGCCCGTCGCCATCGCGAGCGGCAGCAGGCCGGCGAAGAAGGCGAGCGAGGTCATGAGGATGGGGCGCAGGCGCAGGCGGGTGGCGTCGAGCACCGCGGCGAGGGCCTCGGCGCCGTCGCGCCGGCGGTGCTCGGCGAACTCGACGATCAGGATGGCGTTCTTGCCGAGCAGCCCGATCAGCACGACGAGCGCCATGTGCGCGTAGATGTCGTTGTCGAGGCCGGCGAGCTGCAGGCCGAGGAAGGCGCCGAAGACGCCCGGCGGCAGCGAGAGCACGACGACCAACGGCAGGAGGAAGCTCTCGTACTGCGCCGCGAGCACCAGATAGACGAAGACGAGGCATATCCAGAAGATCACGAGGCCCTGCTCGCCGGCGTTGATCTCGTCGCGCGAGATGCCGGCCCAGTCGATCGCGTAGCCGCGCGGGAGCGTCGCGCGCGCGGTCTCCTGCACCGCCTCGAGCACGCGGCGGCTGCTCACGCCCGGACGGCCCTCGCCGTTCACCTCTGCGGACGGATACATGTTGTAGCGCGTGAGCTGATCGACGCCGTAAGTCTTCTGGAGCGTCGCGAAGGCCGCCAGCGGCACCATGTCGCCGTGGGCGCCGCGCACCTGGAGCCTCAAGAGATCCTCCGGGACGGCGCGTTGCTCGGGCTCGGCCTGGACCATGACCTTGTACATCTGGCCGAAGCGGATGAAGTTCGTGGCGTACTCGCTGCCGAGCAGCGTCTGGAGCGTGCCGAGGGCGTTCTGCATCGTGACGCCCTTCTGCGCCGCCTTGTCCATGTCGATCTGCACCGCGTACTGCGGATAGCTGGCGTCGAAGATGGTGAACGCGCTCGCGATCTGCGGATTCGCCTCGAGGTCGCGGACGAAGCCCTTCACCACCTCGTCCATACGCGGCAGGTCGCCGGTACCCGTCTTGTCGAGCACCCGGGCCTCGAAGCCGCCGGCGTTGCCGTAGCCGGGGATCGGCGGCGGTTGGAAGTACTCGATCTCGGCGCCGGTGATGTCGCGCGTGCGCGCCTCGACGTCGGCCATGACCTCGACGACGCTGCGCGCGCGCTCGTGCCAGGGACGGAGGTTCACGAGCACGGTGCCGTAGCTCGCGCCGGTCCCGTCGGACAGGACGTTGGTGCCTGCCAGCGTGGCGATGCTCTCCACGCCCTCGACGCCGCGCCCCGCCTGCTCGATGGCGTCCATCACCTGCTTGGTGCGCTCGAGCGTCGCGCCCGGGGGCGTGGTCACGTTGCCGTAGAAGTAGCTCTGGTCCTCGGTCGGGATGAAGCCGCGCGGCACCATGATCGACACCACGCCGGCGCCCACGAGGAAGGCGCCGAGCATCGCCGTCGTGGCGAGGCGATGGCGCGCGACGCGGCCGACGAGGTCGCAGCTGCGGTCCTCGATCCGGGCGTAGGTCCGGTCGAACCACGCGAACCCCCGGCGCAGCCGTCCGCCGCCGTGCGCGGCGGTGCGGTCGCGGTGTCGCATGATCACGCTACAGAGAGCGGGCGCGAGCGTCAGGGCGACCATCCCCGACAGCGTGATGGCGACGGCGATGGTCAGGGCGAACTGCCGGTAGAAGATGCCCGCCGGCCCGCTGATGAACGCCATCGGCAGGAACACCGAGGCCATCACCAGGGTGATGGCGACGATGGCGCCGCCGACCTCGCCCATGGCGCGCTCGGTGGCCGCGCGCGGGCCGAGCCCCTCGCGCTCCATCGTCGCGTGGACGGCTTCGACCACCACGATGGCGTTGTCGACGACGATGCCGATGGCGAGGACGAGCGCGAAGAGGGTGACGAGGTTCAGCGAGAAGCCGAGGAGCTGGAGGAACAGGAAGGTGCCGATCAGCGCCACCGGCACGGCGAGGGCCGGGATCAAGGTGGTGCGCCAGTCCTGGAGGAACACGAAGACCACGATGGCGACGAGGACGAAGGCTTCGGCGAACGTCCGCGCCACCTCCGCCAGCGCCGCGTCCAGGAACCGGCTGACGTCGACGCTGAAGTGGTAGTCCATGCCGGGCAGGAA
It contains:
- a CDS encoding efflux transporter outer membrane subunit, with amino-acid sequence MSRLVPILVLALACAGCALRAPDVAVPAPPLPAAFDGDTGGVSAARTTWRDWLGDDDLAALVAEALASNQDLHIALQRIETARAAVRAATGALLPQVGLNVGAGIQKFGLYTMDGAGNRGTEIAPGRLIPVRLPDFTLGLEASWEVDLWGRLRSQREAALARHLASVDGTNLVLSALVADVASAYFDLLALDQIVAVLHTSASQQAEALEIVRLQKEAGRANELAVQQFEAQVADTQARERDVVQQVVETENRINVLLGRYPQPVPRKRELLFADPPAPLSTGVPSDLLRNRPDVRAAELAVRASELDVQAARAAFFPTLTITAGAGWDAFNTAFLFRTPESLAWSAAGGLVAPLVNRLALEAQFIGARANQIEALYEYQRTLLVAFTEVVNALSNVRQSDELLASRRRQKAALEQSIDTADALYRAGKATYLEVLLAQENALQADVDLAEAFRRRRVANVAVYKALGGGWR
- a CDS encoding efflux RND transporter permease subunit codes for the protein MRDTFTRRPVLAIVISIVVVLLGAIAMVRLPVALFPNVAPPEVNVTVEYTGASAETVAKAAVFKLERAINGVPGMKYMSSDMGNDGVGIVQVLFQTGTDPDVAAINVQNRVNAVMGELPAEVIRNGVKIAKEENAMLLYFSITSSNPEHDQKFLYNFADLNVLAELKRIPGVGYADILGAKEYAMRIWLKPDRMQAYQVAAEDVLTALEAYNVEAAPGKIGENSDRGHTPLQYTITYAGKFGSEAQYGDIPLRATADGQILRIKDVAEVEFGTTYFDVEAKFDGRPAAAILLKQLPGSNATDVVAAVKQRLAELKAEVFLPGMDYHFSVDVSRFLDAALAEVARTFAEAFVLVAIVVFVFLQDWRTTLIPALAVPVALIGTFLFLQLLGFSLNLVTLFALVLAIGIVVDNAIVVVEAVHATMEREGLGPRAATERAMGEVGGAIVAITLVMASVFLPMAFISGPAGIFYRQFALTIAVAITLSGMVALTLAPALCSVIMRHRDRTAAHGGGRLRRGFAWFDRTYARIEDRSCDLVGRVARHRLATTAMLGAFLVGAGVVSIMVPRGFIPTEDQSYFYGNVTTPPGATLERTKQVMDAIEQAGRGVEGVESIATLAGTNVLSDGTGASYGTVLVNLRPWHERARSVVEVMADVEARTRDITGAEIEYFQPPPIPGYGNAGGFEARVLDKTGTGDLPRMDEVVKGFVRDLEANPQIASAFTIFDASYPQYAVQIDMDKAAQKGVTMQNALGTLQTLLGSEYATNFIRFGQMYKVMVQAEPEQRAVPEDLLRLQVRGAHGDMVPLAAFATLQKTYGVDQLTRYNMYPSAEVNGEGRPGVSSRRVLEAVQETARATLPRGYAIDWAGISRDEINAGEQGLVIFWICLVFVYLVLAAQYESFLLPLVVVLSLPPGVFGAFLGLQLAGLDNDIYAHMALVVLIGLLGKNAILIVEFAEHRRRDGAEALAAVLDATRLRLRPILMTSLAFFAGLLPLAMATGAGAVGNRTVGTAAAAGMLLGTVFGVVLVPGLYVLVQRFAAWLSAPAAAPAHEGRESHEGLARPVEPLRT